One window from the genome of Fulvivirga lutea encodes:
- a CDS encoding ParA family protein yields the protein MTKVISFISRKGGTGKTTNAINLATMLHNLGHKVALIETDTNYTLNTLRKMEVYKSGAKEDSLFEILGSEDKQIASDLENMRSAKSYDYILVDSAGKTTDEGIKKLCLQSDAVIVPTSLTQNDLLVTYQTVEDLSPAKELKSDLKILVLPNRIHSLTGSKTIMDALSDLNAEILEVTVPQKNLFVNFSTIMAEKEYLSVAKEIVKKLNNG from the coding sequence ATGACAAAAGTTATATCCTTCATTAGTAGAAAGGGTGGCACAGGAAAAACCACCAACGCCATAAACCTGGCTACCATGCTTCATAATCTTGGCCACAAGGTTGCATTAATAGAAACCGATACGAATTATACATTGAATACACTTCGAAAAATGGAAGTGTACAAATCCGGTGCGAAAGAAGATTCACTTTTCGAAATCTTGGGTTCTGAGGATAAGCAAATAGCTTCTGACCTCGAAAATATGAGATCGGCTAAAAGCTACGACTATATTTTAGTTGACAGTGCTGGTAAAACTACTGATGAAGGTATTAAAAAGCTCTGCCTACAAAGCGATGCTGTAATTGTGCCTACCAGCCTTACCCAAAATGATCTGTTGGTCACTTATCAAACAGTAGAAGATTTATCGCCAGCGAAGGAGTTGAAAAGTGATTTAAAGATTTTGGTTTTACCTAATAGGATACATAGCCTTACCGGATCAAAAACTATCATGGATGCACTGAGCGATCTCAATGCAGAAATTTTAGAAGTAACTGTTCCTCAAAAGAATTTGTTCGTAAATTTCAGTACAATCATGGCTGAAAAAGAGTATTTATCAGTAGCCAAAGAAATAGTTAAAAAATTGAATAATGGCTAA
- a CDS encoding cystathionine gamma-synthase, with the protein MKFGTKAIHAGVEPDPSTGAIMTPIFQTSTYVQASPGNHKGFEYSRTQNPTRSALQKSIAALEGGKHGLCYSSGLAAIDAVIKLLNQGDEVIVTNDLYGGTYRLFTKIYAKFGIKFHFVDMEDIANIESYITDKTKLLWLETPTNPMMNIIDIAGAASIAKKHSIRLAVDNTFATPYLQQPLELGADIVMHSVTKYLGGHSDVIMGALVVNDDQLAEDLAFIQKSSGAVPGPQDCFLVLRGIKTLHLRMQRHCENGRVIAEYLRSHPKVDKVYWPGFEDHPNHLIAKTQMKDFGGMISFTLKGNDKSEAFKVMENFHYFSLAESLGGVESMSNHPASMTHASVPFDERQKIGLVDSLIRLSVGIEDVEDLIGDLKMALG; encoded by the coding sequence ATGAAATTTGGCACCAAAGCTATTCATGCCGGTGTAGAGCCGGATCCATCAACAGGAGCTATTATGACTCCTATTTTCCAAACCTCCACATACGTGCAGGCGTCACCAGGCAATCATAAGGGCTTTGAATACTCCAGAACCCAAAACCCTACACGCAGTGCTTTACAAAAGAGCATTGCAGCGCTAGAAGGTGGTAAACATGGTCTTTGCTATTCTTCCGGTTTAGCAGCCATTGATGCAGTAATTAAACTTTTAAATCAGGGCGATGAGGTAATCGTAACAAATGATTTATATGGTGGAACATACCGCCTCTTCACTAAAATATATGCCAAATTCGGCATCAAATTCCATTTTGTGGATATGGAAGACATTGCCAATATTGAAAGCTATATAACAGACAAAACAAAACTGTTGTGGCTGGAAACACCTACCAATCCGATGATGAACATCATTGACATTGCTGGTGCAGCTAGTATTGCTAAGAAGCATAGCATTCGATTGGCTGTAGATAACACTTTTGCCACGCCCTACTTACAACAACCACTTGAATTAGGTGCAGATATTGTTATGCACTCAGTAACAAAATATTTAGGTGGGCATTCTGATGTAATAATGGGTGCTTTGGTTGTAAATGACGATCAACTGGCTGAAGACCTTGCTTTCATTCAAAAAAGTAGCGGTGCTGTGCCAGGTCCTCAGGATTGTTTTCTGGTGCTGCGAGGCATCAAAACACTACACCTACGAATGCAAAGGCATTGTGAAAATGGAAGAGTAATTGCCGAGTATTTAAGGTCTCACCCGAAAGTGGACAAGGTGTATTGGCCGGGTTTTGAAGATCATCCTAATCACCTCATTGCTAAAACTCAAATGAAAGATTTCGGAGGTATGATCTCTTTTACTTTAAAGGGTAATGATAAATCTGAGGCCTTCAAGGTGATGGAAAACTTTCACTATTTCTCATTAGCAGAGTCATTGGGGGGTGTTGAGTCAATGTCCAATCACCCGGCAAGTATGACACATGCAAGTGTTCCTTTTGATGAACGACAGAAGATAGGTTTAGTGGATTCCTTAATTAGACTTAGCGTAGGTATAGAAGATGTCGAAGACCTTATTGGTGATTTAAAAATGGCATTAGGCTAA
- a CDS encoding ATP-binding protein, with translation MTNKIAIFELEMAYYKMLRFVKKYIFWLFFLFPFLGVSQNVERIDSLNAKLSKLAINDSNRIELYNQLGWEYRKSEPDSTILYAERAIALTKRLNSDRGIAKPLNYIGIGYHYKGDNVKSFEYYNKALEEAEIHNDSSQYAHALNSLGRLHLNQGDFLKSYDTYFKALKIFEAIDDWDGVSYCYKSLAELYQTQNNYEKALEMSEKSFQIRIESGNIRGQISILIEIAGIYEQIENFDKAFDHYLQAKVKAESIDDKINIANIDLGISKLYYSEAKYDEALIFGLKAFRAVSSTRNMDLRGQIELQLGKVYFEQREYERSKDFLEKVIEDSDKTQDLSLQRDAYYYLSEIAANQNDVTASYNAFLKYTELNHALDNAEVARTIERLEARFEIEKKNQENEVLKAQQARDEAIIERQQIQNIALTVIIFVVSSLLVFIWVMSRKRRADNLKLREKNEEIAAQREEISRQNDQINTQNEKLQKRNADLAQLNQEKDTLMNIVAHDLKSPFNRIKGITELLKLSGLNEEQKNYNELLKDISQSGIDLIRDLLDVNSFEDDSRKMDITKVDACDMLLTKAKYFYADAKSKNIEIVTDIKDAHAYLHTDETYLSRILDNLISNAIKFSNRDSKVVLGAARKENNVLVFIQDSGPGFNEEDKKNLYKKFTKLSAQPTAGESSNGLGLAIVKTLVDRLNGEIKLETGGGGGSKFTLTFPVGVEAKSSSRIEV, from the coding sequence ATGACCAATAAGATTGCTATTTTTGAACTTGAAATGGCCTATTATAAAATGTTGCGTTTCGTAAAAAAGTACATATTCTGGTTATTTTTCCTATTTCCATTTCTTGGGGTATCACAAAATGTGGAGCGAATAGATAGCCTTAATGCTAAGCTAAGCAAACTTGCTATCAACGATTCAAACAGAATTGAATTGTACAATCAGTTGGGCTGGGAGTATAGAAAATCAGAACCTGACAGTACTATTCTTTATGCCGAGCGAGCCATAGCGTTAACCAAACGTTTAAATTCAGATAGAGGAATTGCCAAACCCCTGAATTACATAGGAATAGGGTATCACTACAAAGGAGATAATGTAAAGTCTTTTGAATATTATAACAAAGCACTAGAAGAGGCTGAAATTCATAATGATTCATCGCAGTATGCTCATGCGCTTAATAGCTTGGGAAGATTACACCTTAATCAGGGAGATTTCTTAAAATCTTATGATACCTATTTTAAAGCATTAAAAATATTTGAGGCAATAGATGACTGGGATGGAGTAAGTTATTGCTACAAGAGTTTAGCTGAATTGTATCAAACCCAAAACAACTATGAGAAGGCACTTGAAATGAGTGAAAAGTCTTTTCAGATTAGGATCGAAAGTGGAAATATAAGGGGACAGATATCAATACTTATTGAAATAGCAGGCATTTACGAGCAGATAGAAAATTTCGATAAAGCCTTTGATCATTACCTTCAGGCCAAGGTAAAAGCGGAATCAATCGATGATAAAATTAACATTGCAAATATCGACTTAGGAATATCTAAGTTGTATTACTCTGAAGCAAAGTATGATGAAGCTTTAATCTTTGGTTTGAAGGCGTTTAGGGCTGTTTCTAGTACTCGTAATATGGACTTGAGAGGCCAGATTGAGCTTCAATTGGGAAAAGTCTATTTTGAGCAACGAGAGTATGAAAGATCCAAAGATTTTTTAGAGAAGGTAATTGAAGATTCTGATAAAACCCAGGACTTATCGCTACAACGAGATGCATATTATTATCTATCCGAGATTGCAGCTAATCAGAATGATGTAACGGCCAGTTATAATGCATTTTTGAAATATACTGAGTTAAATCATGCATTGGATAATGCTGAAGTTGCACGGACCATTGAGAGACTGGAAGCTCGTTTTGAAATTGAAAAGAAAAATCAAGAAAATGAAGTGCTGAAAGCCCAGCAGGCTAGGGATGAGGCTATTATTGAGCGCCAGCAAATTCAAAATATAGCGCTGACAGTAATCATATTTGTTGTTTCCTCATTACTTGTTTTTATCTGGGTGATGAGCAGAAAGCGCAGGGCTGATAACCTTAAACTGAGAGAGAAGAACGAAGAAATAGCGGCTCAAAGAGAAGAGATTAGCAGACAGAATGATCAGATTAATACTCAGAATGAAAAACTTCAGAAGCGTAATGCTGATTTAGCTCAATTGAATCAAGAGAAAGATACCTTGATGAATATTGTAGCACATGATTTAAAATCGCCATTTAACCGTATCAAAGGTATTACTGAATTGCTGAAGCTTTCTGGCTTGAATGAAGAACAAAAGAATTACAATGAGCTTTTAAAAGACATCTCTCAAAGTGGTATTGATCTTATACGAGACTTGTTGGATGTAAACTCCTTTGAAGATGATTCCAGAAAAATGGACATTACCAAGGTAGATGCATGCGATATGCTGTTAACTAAAGCCAAGTATTTTTATGCTGACGCAAAATCTAAGAATATAGAGATTGTAACTGATATTAAGGATGCTCACGCCTATCTTCATACCGATGAAACCTATTTGTCGAGGATACTTGATAACTTAATATCTAATGCTATTAAGTTCTCCAATCGCGATTCGAAAGTAGTATTAGGAGCGGCAAGAAAAGAGAATAATGTATTGGTGTTTATTCAGGATTCTGGTCCCGGCTTTAATGAAGAGGATAAAAAGAATCTATACAAGAAATTCACTAAGTTAAGTGCACAGCCAACGGCAGGTGAAAGTTCCAATGGATTAGGTCTTGCCATTGTAAAAACATTAGTAGATAGATTGAATGGTGAGATTAAGCTTGAGACAGGGGGGGGCGGAGGAAGTAAATTTACGCTTACCTTCCCGGTTGGTGTAGAGGCAAAATCAAGTTCTAGAATCGAAGTTTAA
- a CDS encoding WD40/YVTN/BNR-like repeat-containing protein has product MIKKFTLLLALIIAFTNQSISQRKKSNNETLTYPSELIDGMKWRHIGPYRGGRSAAVTGVKGKPTLFYMGVTGGGVWQTTDGGNSWKNISDGFFGGSIGAVAVSEWDNNVIYVGGGEVTVRGNVSSGSGMYKSVDAGKTWESIGLPNSRHIPRISIHPKNPDLVYAAVLGDLYKSTNERGVYRSKDGGKNWERILFANSNAGAVDLIMDPNNPRILYASTWNIRRTPYSLESGGPGSAIWKSTDGGDNWENISTNKGLPKGVWGISGITVSPVNSDRLWAIIENAEGGVFRSDDAGKTWTKTNDDRSLRQRAWYYSRIYADTQDEDMVYVMNVAYHRSKDGGKTFESFYAPHGDHHDLWIAPEDNQRMIIGDDGGGQVSYDGGENWTTYLNQPTAQFYRVTTDNHFPYRIYGAQQDNSTIRISHRTTDGAIDERDWEPTAGGESAHIAVKPDDNDIVYGGSYGGYLSRVNHKTEEIRGINVWPDNPMGHGAEDFKYRFQWNFPVFFSPHNPDKLYAASNQLHVTTNGGQSWETISPDLTRNDSTKLGSSGGLITQDNTSVEYYCTIFAAAESPKLEGLIWTGSDDGLVHVTKDGGKNWSNVTPTNMPEWTMINSVEIDPFNEGGVYIAGTRYKLGDYQPYLYHTTDYGKTWRKITSGIPSEHFTRVLRADPKRKGLLYAGTENGMYISYDNGTSWSSFQLNLPIVPITDLAIKNDNLIAATQGRSFWLIDDLTPLHQLNETIKTKKLHLFKPLDSYRMEGGNNADKKYEGDNHPGGALIHFYVKDTAGLDTVRMNIYDSQQKLVRTFSSKPKADSKESTLDIKPGMNINSWDLKYNGADGFEGMILWWASLQGPTAVPGNYMAELVHKDFTQKVEFKVLKDPRISSSIADLQAQFDFQQEVIAKLSETNKAIEKIRKAKTQITDVAAKYDKEKYPDLHEMAEKLKSNLNAVEVELYQTKNRSNQDPLNFPIKLNNKLGHLNSLMGMGDFKPTDQAIEFKKEVTTLIDKELSRLEAIFEKDVPAFNELVKTKDLNAVVIKE; this is encoded by the coding sequence ATGATCAAAAAATTCACTCTTCTACTTGCTCTAATTATTGCATTCACGAACCAAAGTATTTCACAAAGAAAAAAGTCGAATAATGAGACCCTTACCTATCCATCCGAACTAATAGACGGTATGAAATGGCGGCATATTGGACCTTACAGAGGTGGAAGATCGGCAGCGGTAACCGGAGTTAAAGGCAAACCCACTTTATTTTATATGGGAGTTACGGGTGGAGGTGTATGGCAAACCACAGATGGCGGCAACTCCTGGAAAAATATTAGTGATGGTTTTTTCGGTGGATCGATTGGTGCAGTAGCTGTGAGCGAATGGGACAATAATGTGATTTATGTAGGTGGCGGAGAAGTTACAGTTCGAGGAAATGTCTCTTCAGGATCAGGAATGTATAAATCAGTTGATGCCGGAAAGACCTGGGAGTCGATTGGCCTCCCTAACTCTAGGCATATTCCAAGAATTTCAATACATCCTAAAAACCCTGATCTGGTTTACGCAGCCGTTTTGGGCGACTTGTACAAATCAACAAATGAAAGAGGAGTTTATAGAAGTAAGGATGGTGGTAAAAACTGGGAGAGAATACTTTTTGCTAATAGCAATGCCGGTGCAGTAGACCTGATAATGGACCCAAATAACCCAAGAATTTTATATGCCTCCACATGGAATATAAGAAGAACCCCATACAGCTTGGAGAGTGGTGGCCCTGGTTCTGCCATATGGAAAAGCACTGACGGTGGTGATAACTGGGAAAACATCAGTACTAATAAAGGATTACCCAAAGGCGTTTGGGGCATATCGGGCATAACCGTTTCACCTGTAAATTCAGATAGACTTTGGGCTATCATAGAAAATGCTGAAGGTGGTGTATTTCGGTCTGACGATGCAGGAAAAACCTGGACAAAAACTAATGACGACCGAAGTTTAAGACAAAGAGCATGGTACTACTCAAGGATTTATGCCGATACGCAAGACGAAGATATGGTGTATGTGATGAATGTGGCATACCACCGATCAAAAGATGGCGGAAAGACATTCGAGTCTTTTTATGCCCCGCATGGAGATCATCATGATTTGTGGATAGCACCAGAAGACAACCAAAGAATGATTATTGGTGATGATGGTGGTGGACAAGTTAGTTACGATGGTGGAGAAAACTGGACTACCTATTTAAACCAACCCACGGCACAGTTTTATCGCGTGACAACGGATAACCATTTTCCCTATAGAATTTATGGCGCACAACAAGATAATTCCACAATACGAATTAGTCATCGTACAACAGATGGCGCTATTGACGAGAGAGATTGGGAGCCTACCGCTGGAGGTGAGAGTGCACATATAGCTGTTAAGCCAGACGATAATGACATTGTATATGGTGGAAGTTATGGCGGTTATTTATCACGAGTGAATCATAAAACAGAAGAAATAAGAGGTATAAACGTTTGGCCGGACAACCCTATGGGGCATGGTGCTGAAGATTTTAAATATAGATTCCAATGGAATTTCCCTGTTTTCTTCTCACCACACAACCCTGACAAACTCTATGCTGCATCCAATCAATTACATGTTACAACCAACGGTGGCCAGTCATGGGAAACAATCAGCCCAGACTTAACTAGAAACGATTCTACCAAATTAGGCTCATCAGGTGGCTTAATAACGCAGGATAATACCAGCGTGGAGTACTACTGCACCATTTTTGCCGCTGCAGAATCTCCTAAACTAGAAGGACTTATCTGGACTGGCTCTGATGACGGACTCGTGCATGTTACGAAAGATGGTGGAAAAAATTGGAGCAACGTCACACCAACTAATATGCCTGAATGGACAATGATCAACAGTGTGGAAATCGACCCATTTAATGAAGGTGGTGTCTACATTGCTGGAACACGATATAAATTAGGTGACTATCAACCATACTTATACCATACAACAGATTATGGTAAAACCTGGAGAAAAATAACTTCGGGTATTCCGAGTGAACACTTTACACGTGTACTGCGTGCCGATCCAAAAAGAAAAGGATTATTGTATGCCGGTACTGAAAACGGAATGTATATCTCTTACGACAATGGAACATCCTGGTCTTCATTTCAGCTGAATTTGCCAATAGTTCCTATTACCGATCTGGCAATTAAAAATGATAATTTGATAGCCGCAACACAAGGTAGAAGTTTTTGGTTAATCGATGATTTAACACCTTTACACCAGCTTAACGAAACTATCAAAACCAAAAAATTACATTTGTTCAAGCCTCTAGATAGTTATCGCATGGAGGGTGGTAATAATGCTGATAAAAAGTATGAAGGCGATAACCATCCTGGCGGTGCATTAATCCACTTTTACGTGAAAGATACTGCTGGTTTAGATACTGTAAGAATGAATATTTATGATAGCCAACAAAAGTTGGTTAGAACTTTCAGTTCCAAACCCAAAGCAGACAGCAAGGAAAGTACATTAGATATTAAGCCCGGAATGAACATCAATAGTTGGGATTTAAAATATAACGGTGCTGACGGTTTTGAAGGCATGATACTTTGGTGGGCATCTTTGCAAGGCCCAACTGCTGTACCTGGAAATTATATGGCAGAGTTAGTTCACAAGGACTTTACTCAAAAAGTAGAATTTAAGGTTTTAAAAGATCCAAGAATAAGCTCATCAATTGCCGATTTACAAGCTCAATTCGACTTTCAACAAGAGGTAATTGCCAAGCTTTCAGAAACCAATAAGGCTATTGAAAAGATTAGAAAGGCTAAAACTCAAATTACGGATGTTGCCGCTAAATACGATAAAGAGAAATATCCCGATCTTCATGAAATGGCTGAGAAATTAAAGTCTAACTTAAATGCTGTAGAGGTAGAATTATATCAAACTAAAAACAGAAGTAATCAAGACCCTCTTAACTTCCCTATTAAGTTAAATAACAAGCTTGGGCATTTAAATTCGCTCATGGGCATGGGTGATTTTAAACCAACCGATCAGGCAATAGAATTTAAGAAAGAAGTTACCACTCTAATCGACAAGGAATTAAGTAGATTAGAGGCTATTTTCGAAAAAGATGTCCCAGCATTTAATGAATTAGTTAAAACTAAAGACTTAAATGCCGTTGTGATTAAAGAGTAA